A stretch of the Clostridium fungisolvens genome encodes the following:
- a CDS encoding AraC family transcriptional regulator, with translation MDYMHLHYFTKDNNFPFFIQTGEHDMEMPIHYHWDFSELVIVLSGTATHVVNSEKYFIKKGDVFVINENTFHGYEEACDFKICNIMYKSEHLHQVGNDLRKSSGYEALFVIEPFLAKEYSFKSKLKLTLSDYEKVKEVIFDMLNEYQNKYQGYQTMIYSRFMELVVFLSRQYDIISLEFKDNVINIAKAVSYIESHFREQINLKDLADKAELSVRHFNRIFKENYKTTPMNYVLRLRIQHACLLLRKSKLSISEIAYESGFDDSNYFTRQFKKVEGVSPKVYRFNGEKM, from the coding sequence ATGGATTATATGCATTTACACTATTTTACGAAAGATAATAACTTTCCTTTCTTTATACAAACAGGTGAGCATGATATGGAAATGCCTATACATTATCATTGGGATTTTTCTGAGTTAGTTATTGTATTAAGCGGTACAGCTACTCATGTTGTAAACTCAGAAAAGTATTTTATAAAAAAAGGAGACGTATTTGTCATAAATGAAAATACCTTCCATGGATACGAAGAGGCTTGCGATTTTAAAATTTGTAACATAATGTATAAATCAGAACATTTACACCAGGTTGGTAATGATCTAAGAAAATCTTCAGGTTATGAGGCGCTTTTTGTTATTGAACCATTTTTAGCAAAAGAATATAGCTTTAAGAGCAAGCTTAAACTAACCCTTTCTGATTATGAAAAGGTAAAGGAAGTTATTTTTGATATGCTTAATGAATATCAAAATAAATATCAAGGATATCAGACAATGATATACTCTCGCTTTATGGAACTGGTGGTGTTTTTGTCCAGGCAGTATGATATCATCAGTTTAGAATTTAAAGATAATGTTATAAATATAGCTAAGGCAGTATCATATATAGAAAGTCATTTTCGGGAACAGATTAATTTAAAGGATTTAGCTGATAAAGCAGAGCTTTCAGTTAGACATTTCAATAGAATTTTTAAAGAAAATTATAAAACTACTCCTATGAATTATGTTCTTAGACTGCGTATTCAGCATGCTTGTTTACTGTTAAGAAAAAGTAAGCTTTCAATTTCTGAAATAGCATATGAAAGTGGCTTTGATGATAGTAATTATTTTACAAGACAATTCAAGAAGGTTGAGGGAGTATCACCAAAAGTATATCGTTTCAATGGTGAAAAAATGTAG
- a CDS encoding histidine kinase N-terminal 7TM domain-containing diguanylate cyclase gives MKVNILFSFVLIVSAIVLLYVGYFSWRRDKIYVSLALLPVSIYSFGYAFEILCTSIENVKFWIKVEYLGIAFLPVVWLLFALKFNGHKGKIKKNIVVLLFIIPFITLILNYTNDFHHLFYKELYMNNSGIFPITNIVRGPWYWVNIIYTYVIMVIGLIIFILAYFKAVSIIRKQILFLIIAWIIPWILDITYMLRVFHFQLDLCPLAFSVSGIISSYAIFKFKLLKITPIALEKVFSNMLDGVIILDSENNIVNFNNASKNIISELKYTEDGDKKIDEVLKEHKTLLKAINNKSYNGNLININDKGQSRYYKLNINNIYEASGESIGKILILNDVTEFELQREKLYNNLNFVETLMDAIPNPIYSKDEYGVYNHCNNAFTEYLGITKEDLIGNTAYAIFEEKLAEVYDKADMSLMREEGTQVYESKLMHKDGTEHDVIFSKSVVVNEQGNDKGVVGVILDITEQKKNRKKINKLSTLKEAMLDIGYSINEISDINDLLQLILDKVINCVDERNCGSILLLDENENLKIAVAKGYNSEEIKKFSIKLEDAWFKDGEIIDRTVIFNDIDKIEIASMLDTAEGIKIKSFISSPILIDGKCYGFLNIDSIFNNIFDEVDIELMEYMTNQTSIAITKHKLYEETIYLSRYDKLSNVYNRSYFEQLLHNNIYNDNTDKKEFFVAIFDLNGLKFVNDNYGHLAGDELIKTFAGGLSSLGGDSDIIGRFGGDEFVGVFFNVNSKSLINKFEELSEQFKNNPIIFGENKIICSYSYGVVNFPSDGVEFDQLIKIADKRMYEYKNKVKNKIHN, from the coding sequence TTGAAGGTTAATATTTTGTTTAGTTTTGTGTTAATAGTATCAGCAATTGTACTTCTTTATGTGGGGTATTTTTCCTGGAGGAGAGACAAAATATATGTTTCTTTAGCTTTACTTCCAGTATCAATTTATTCATTTGGATATGCTTTTGAAATATTATGTACAAGTATTGAAAACGTAAAGTTTTGGATTAAGGTTGAGTATTTAGGAATAGCATTTCTACCTGTAGTTTGGTTATTATTTGCGCTTAAATTTAATGGACATAAGGGGAAAATTAAAAAAAATATAGTAGTACTATTATTTATTATCCCTTTTATAACATTGATACTAAATTATACAAATGATTTTCATCACCTTTTTTATAAAGAACTATACATGAATAATAGTGGTATCTTTCCAATTACAAATATTGTACGTGGTCCATGGTATTGGGTTAATATTATTTATACATATGTAATAATGGTTATAGGTCTAATAATTTTTATCTTAGCTTATTTTAAAGCAGTTTCAATTATAAGAAAACAAATCTTGTTTTTAATAATAGCATGGATAATTCCATGGATTTTAGATATTACTTACATGCTGAGAGTGTTTCACTTTCAATTGGATTTATGTCCTCTTGCATTTTCTGTTTCAGGGATAATTTCTAGTTATGCTATATTTAAATTTAAATTATTAAAAATTACTCCAATAGCACTAGAGAAAGTTTTTTCAAATATGTTAGATGGAGTTATAATATTGGATTCAGAAAATAATATAGTTAATTTTAATAATGCGTCAAAAAATATTATTTCAGAATTAAAGTATACAGAGGACGGGGATAAAAAAATTGATGAGGTGTTGAAGGAACACAAGACATTGCTAAAAGCTATAAATAACAAGTCTTATAATGGAAACTTAATTAATATAAATGATAAGGGACAATCAAGATACTATAAGCTAAATATTAATAATATATATGAAGCTTCAGGTGAAAGTATTGGTAAAATACTAATTTTAAATGATGTCACTGAATTTGAATTGCAGAGAGAAAAGTTATATAATAATTTGAATTTTGTTGAGACACTAATGGATGCTATCCCCAATCCTATATATTCTAAAGATGAATATGGCGTATATAATCATTGTAATAATGCATTTACAGAGTATTTAGGGATTACTAAAGAGGATCTTATTGGAAATACTGCATATGCCATATTTGAAGAAAAATTGGCAGAAGTCTATGATAAAGCAGACATGAGTTTAATGAGAGAAGAAGGTACTCAAGTTTATGAATCAAAGCTTATGCATAAAGATGGAACGGAACATGATGTTATTTTTAGTAAATCAGTTGTTGTAAATGAACAAGGGAATGACAAAGGGGTAGTTGGAGTTATATTAGATATTACAGAACAAAAAAAGAATAGGAAAAAAATAAATAAGTTATCAACATTAAAAGAAGCAATGCTAGATATTGGTTATTCCATTAATGAAATATCAGATATTAATGATTTACTTCAACTAATACTAGATAAAGTTATTAATTGTGTTGACGAAAGAAACTGTGGTTCAATATTGCTTTTAGATGAGAATGAAAATTTAAAAATAGCTGTAGCAAAAGGGTATAATTCAGAAGAAATCAAAAAATTTTCAATTAAATTGGAAGATGCTTGGTTTAAAGATGGAGAAATTATAGATAGAACCGTTATCTTTAATGATATTGATAAGATTGAAATCGCAAGTATGTTAGATACAGCAGAAGGAATAAAAATAAAATCCTTTATTAGTTCACCGATTCTCATAGACGGTAAGTGTTATGGCTTTTTAAATATTGATAGTATATTTAATAACATTTTCGACGAAGTGGATATAGAGTTGATGGAATATATGACAAACCAAACGTCTATCGCTATTACTAAGCATAAGCTTTACGAGGAGACTATATATTTATCTCGATACGATAAATTAAGCAATGTATACAATAGAAGCTATTTTGAACAATTACTTCACAATAATATATATAATGATAATACAGATAAAAAGGAGTTTTTTGTAGCTATTTTTGATTTAAATGGACTGAAATTTGTTAATGATAATTATGGACATTTAGCTGGAGATGAGTTGATAAAAACATTTGCAGGAGGATTGAGCAGTTTAGGCGGAGATTCTGATATTATAGGAAGATTTGGAGGAGACGAATTTGTTGGAGTCTTTTTCAACGTTAATTCCAAAAGCTTAATTAATAAATTTGAGGAATTGAGTGAACAGTTTAAAAATAATCCGATAATATTTGGGGAAAACAAAATAATTTGTAGCTATAGTTATGGGGTTGTTAACTTCCCAAGTGATGGAGTTGAGTTTGATCAGCTTATAAAAATTGCAGATAAACGCATGTATGAATATAAAAATAAAGTGAAAAATAAAATTCATAACTAA
- the eutC gene encoding ethanolamine ammonia-lyase subunit EutC has protein sequence MSIDAPLDYKGCMILKQSTPARICSGRAGTRYKTSTYLKLRADHAVAMDAVWSYVDEKVVDELGFYKIQTLVKDKEEYITRPDLGRKFSEEILMNIKKDCINNVDVQIIAGDGLSSPAITSNLKEIYPMIYEGAKAKGYKIGTPIFVKYARVATMDKISEALNAMVTLILIGERPGLATGESMSCYMAYKASSEKPESQRTVVSNIHKNGMPPVEAGAQIVQLIEILIREKKSGTALKL, from the coding sequence ATTTCAATTGATGCTCCACTAGATTACAAAGGTTGTATGATTTTAAAACAATCTACACCAGCAAGAATTTGTTCAGGAAGAGCTGGAACAAGATATAAAACCAGCACATATTTGAAATTAAGAGCAGACCATGCGGTTGCTATGGATGCAGTATGGTCTTATGTAGATGAAAAAGTAGTTGATGAGCTTGGATTTTATAAAATTCAAACATTAGTGAAAGATAAAGAAGAATATATAACAAGACCTGATTTAGGAAGAAAATTTTCGGAAGAAATATTAATGAATATAAAAAAAGACTGCATTAATAATGTTGACGTGCAAATTATAGCTGGTGATGGGCTAAGCTCACCTGCTATAACTTCAAATTTAAAAGAAATATATCCGATGATTTATGAAGGCGCAAAAGCTAAAGGATATAAGATTGGAACACCTATTTTTGTCAAATATGCTAGAGTTGCCACTATGGATAAAATAAGTGAAGCTTTAAATGCAATGGTCACTCTTATACTAATAGGAGAAAGACCAGGCCTTGCTACAGGAGAAAGTATGAGTTGCTATATGGCATATAAAGCAAGTAGCGAAAAACCAGAATCTCAAAGAACTGTAGTATCGAATATACACAAAAATGGAATGCCACCAGTTGAGGCTGGAGCACAAATAGTGCAGTTAATAGAAATATTAATAAGGGAAAAGAAAAGTGGAACAGCTCTTAAATTATAG
- a CDS encoding ethanolamine ammonia-lyase subunit EutB translates to MVLRTTLFGKVYKFSDVKEVLAKANEEKSGDRLARIIAKSTEERVAAKIVLSELTIGDLRNNPVVDYEIDEVTRVIQDGVNEEIFNKIKSMTIGEFREFLLESTGEEIKAIRDGLTSEVIAGVTKLMSNMDLICASRKIINKATCNTTIGNVGTLAARLQPNHPTDSIDGIMASVMEGISYGVGDAVIGLNPAVDSIESVSNILKAFKDFMNKFKVPTQNCVLAHVTTQMEAIRKGAPMDLMFQSIAGSEISNRAFGIDVKLLDEAYFLMKELKASKGDNFMYFETGQGSELSSEGHNGADQLTMEARCYGLAKRYKPFLVNTVVGFIGPEYLYDGAQVIRAGLEDHFMGKLTGLSMGVDVCYTNHMKADQNDLENLAVLLAQANCNYFMGVPGGDDVMLMYQSSSYHDVATLRQITNKRPINEFEIRLNELGIMENGALTSRAGDPSIFLNQEV, encoded by the coding sequence ATGGTTTTAAGAACAACACTTTTTGGAAAAGTATATAAATTTTCAGATGTAAAGGAAGTTCTTGCAAAAGCAAATGAAGAAAAATCAGGTGACAGACTTGCGAGAATAATAGCTAAATCTACTGAAGAAAGAGTGGCAGCAAAAATCGTTCTTTCAGAATTGACTATAGGTGATTTAAGAAATAACCCAGTAGTAGATTATGAAATTGATGAAGTTACAAGAGTTATTCAAGATGGAGTCAATGAAGAAATATTTAATAAAATAAAGTCTATGACTATAGGTGAATTTAGAGAATTTCTTTTGGAATCAACTGGAGAAGAAATAAAAGCTATAAGAGACGGTTTGACTTCAGAAGTTATAGCTGGTGTAACTAAGCTTATGAGTAATATGGATCTTATATGCGCTTCAAGAAAAATAATTAATAAAGCAACCTGCAATACAACCATTGGAAATGTTGGAACACTTGCAGCAAGACTTCAACCTAATCATCCCACAGATAGTATCGATGGTATAATGGCATCTGTTATGGAAGGAATAAGTTATGGAGTAGGCGATGCTGTAATTGGACTTAATCCTGCAGTTGATTCAATTGAAAGTGTATCAAATATACTAAAAGCTTTTAAAGATTTTATGAACAAGTTCAAAGTGCCAACTCAAAATTGTGTTTTAGCACATGTAACCACTCAAATGGAGGCAATAAGAAAAGGTGCTCCTATGGATTTGATGTTTCAAAGTATTGCAGGTTCTGAAATTTCAAATAGAGCTTTTGGAATAGATGTTAAGTTATTGGATGAAGCTTATTTTTTAATGAAGGAGCTTAAAGCTTCTAAAGGTGATAATTTTATGTATTTTGAAACTGGGCAAGGATCTGAATTATCTTCTGAAGGTCATAATGGAGCAGATCAGCTCACCATGGAGGCTAGATGCTATGGACTTGCAAAAAGATACAAACCTTTCTTGGTAAATACTGTTGTGGGTTTTATCGGACCGGAATACCTTTATGATGGAGCGCAAGTTATAAGAGCAGGGCTTGAGGATCATTTTATGGGAAAACTAACTGGTCTTTCAATGGGGGTTGATGTTTGTTATACAAATCATATGAAGGCAGATCAAAATGATTTGGAGAATTTAGCTGTATTACTTGCACAAGCAAACTGCAATTATTTTATGGGGGTTCCAGGTGGAGATGATGTAATGTTGATGTATCAATCATCAAGTTATCATGATGTTGCAACTTTAAGACAAATAACTAATAAAAGACCAATAAACGAGTTTGAAATCAGACTTAATGAGCTTGGAATAATGGAAAATGGAGCCTTAACAAGTAGAGCGGGAGATCCATCCATTTTCTTAAATCAGGAGGTGTAG
- the eat gene encoding ethanolamine permease: MNNELKKTLKPVQLWGIIVGMVISGMYCGWNYALASTSPVGFIIAILIVTVFYTTFMFGYAELSTAIPHAGGPSEYASRSLGKFGGFIAGFSCLVEFLFATPAIALSIGAYIHFLIPSVPAVIAALIAYGIFVIINCLGIEAAAKVELIVTIVAIGGLLLFIGAGAPHVEMKNIFAGEILKGGFSGIFSAIPFAIWFYLAVEGGAMSAEECENPKKDIPKGFILGIATLVILAVGTFFISAGVSDASVLSSSDSPLPTALEGVYGVGLLSKVMSFIGLFGLVASLHGIIIGYSRQAFAMSRSGYLPKFLSRINSKGAPVYSIVVMSLIGMIFVLTGQTSVIIVISCFGAVALYIISMISLFILRNKEPNLNRPFKVVYPVVPAISLAIALLFLVALTVSNLSTVAWVVGAYAISIIYYYLYAKMQNSTAEPSIEEVDSEAV; the protein is encoded by the coding sequence ATGAATAATGAATTAAAGAAAACCTTAAAACCAGTACAACTTTGGGGAATAATTGTTGGGATGGTTATATCGGGAATGTATTGCGGGTGGAACTATGCATTGGCATCCACAAGTCCAGTAGGATTTATTATAGCGATACTGATAGTTACAGTTTTTTATACTACATTTATGTTTGGTTATGCTGAACTTTCAACTGCTATTCCACATGCTGGAGGACCATCTGAATATGCTTCAAGGTCACTTGGAAAATTTGGAGGTTTTATTGCTGGATTTTCATGTTTAGTGGAGTTCTTATTCGCAACTCCAGCTATAGCATTATCAATAGGAGCATATATTCACTTTTTAATTCCATCAGTACCTGCTGTTATAGCCGCATTAATTGCTTATGGAATATTTGTTATTATAAATTGTTTAGGCATAGAAGCAGCAGCTAAGGTTGAACTTATAGTTACAATCGTTGCAATTGGTGGATTGCTTCTATTTATAGGGGCCGGAGCTCCTCATGTTGAGATGAAGAACATTTTTGCAGGGGAAATTTTAAAAGGTGGTTTTAGTGGAATATTCAGTGCAATACCTTTTGCCATCTGGTTTTATTTAGCGGTAGAAGGTGGAGCAATGTCTGCAGAGGAATGTGAAAATCCTAAGAAAGATATTCCTAAAGGTTTTATATTAGGGATAGCAACTCTCGTTATATTGGCAGTTGGAACATTTTTTATATCAGCAGGAGTCTCAGATGCTAGTGTTTTAAGTTCATCAGATTCACCTTTGCCTACAGCATTAGAAGGAGTATACGGAGTTGGTTTATTATCTAAAGTTATGAGTTTTATTGGATTGTTTGGACTTGTAGCTAGTCTACATGGAATAATAATTGGGTATTCAAGACAAGCATTTGCAATGTCAAGATCAGGTTACTTGCCTAAGTTCTTATCAAGAATAAATTCTAAAGGTGCACCTGTTTATTCTATAGTTGTAATGAGTCTTATTGGAATGATATTTGTTTTAACAGGACAAACTAGTGTAATTATTGTTATATCATGTTTTGGAGCTGTAGCCTTGTATATAATTAGCATGATTTCTTTATTCATTTTAAGAAATAAGGAACCTAATCTTAATAGACCATTTAAAGTAGTTTATCCAGTAGTTCCAGCAATATCTCTTGCGATAGCCTTATTATTTTTGGTAGCACTAACAGTGTCAAATCTTTCAACTGTAGCTTGGGTAGTTGGAGCTTATGCAATATCTATCATCTATTATTATTTATATGCAAAAATGCAAAATTCAACTGCAGAGCCTTCAATTGAAGAGGTGGATAGCGAAGCTGTCTAG